In Elaeis guineensis isolate ETL-2024a chromosome 1, EG11, whole genome shotgun sequence, a genomic segment contains:
- the LOC140857532 gene encoding ATP-dependent DNA helicase Q-like 1 produces the protein MEVERARLLSLALDFGFDEEVAKKCLDRLVDLYGEDGKEFVTVEHCGDDFLVALADAMQEDWDDLQAIESEAFGALNDILGGVSNDEETENGIDSGNVVMGKGDLSGHQGQEELDKLNGSDDSDLEVLSQKGTNPDPSYGFHKNKGHRICQSVGKQTSRLPVRENVSNGPAPSYPDALPNGHETLCYEELQAMDDIELANAVIFGNRAFRTLQYQACKAAIENRDCFVLMPTGGGKSLCYQLPATLHPGVTVVVCPLLSLIQDQIITLNIKYGIPATFLNSQQTASQASAVIRELR, from the exons ATGGAGGTGGAGAGAGCACGGCTTCTAAGCTTGGCATTGGATTTTGGATTCGACGAGGAGGTCGCAAAGAAGTGCTTGGATCGGCTTGTTGATCTCTACG GAGAGGATGGTAAGGAATTTGTCACTGTTGAGCACTGTGGTGATGATTTTCTGGTTGCATTGGCTGATGCTATGCAAGAAGATTGGGATGATTTGCAAGCTATTGAATCTGAAGCTTTTGGAGCTTTAAATGACATATTGGGAGGTGTTTCAAATGATGAGGAAACAGAGAATGGGATTGACTCAGGAAATGTTGTGATGGGTAAAGGAGATTTGTCTGGACACCAGGGCCAAGAAGAGTTGGATAAGTTGAATGGTAGTGATGACTCTGATTTGGAAGTCTTGAGCCAGAAGGGTACAAATCCTGATCCTTCCTATGGCTTTCATAAAAATAAAGGTCATAGAATTTGTCAAAGTGTGGGTAAACAAACCTCAAGGTTGCCA GTGCGTGAAAATGTCAGCAATGGACCAGCCCCATCATATCCTGATGCATTACCAAATGGACATGAAACTCTATGTTATGAGGAGCTGCAGGCTATGGATGACATTGAATTAGCAAATGCTGTAATATTTGGCAACAGAGCTTTTCGAACTCTGCAGTATCAAGCTTGTAAAGCAGCAATTGAGAACAGAGACTGCTTTGTTCTTATGCCCACTGGTGGGGGTAAAAGTTTATGTTACCAG CTCCCAGCAACTCTACATCCAGGTGTCACTGTTGTTGTATGCCCTTTGCTGTCACTTATTCAGGACCAGATCATTACATTGAATATTAAGTATGGGATACCTGCAACTTTTTTGAATTCACAACAGACTGCTTCACAGGCATCAGCAGTTATCCGAGAGTTGAGGTAa